The Drechmeria coniospora strain ARSEF 6962 chromosome 02, whole genome shotgun sequence genome has a segment encoding these proteins:
- a CDS encoding cdc1-like protein → MALRRARLLWAWASGPGRQLVMVGALTMLHQVRRNLTARRIFSVPHALVLLWMVILLWGERWVFESKVEDCRWQNWEKWPKGTRPHHLIFVADPQLIDPHSYPSRPWPLGPLTMLITDNYLRRSYNALQRELKPDSLFFLGDLFDGGREWKTRKGRFVDPKWGNSRTKEEQKLVEKWHRKYGDDYWMREYQRFGDIFFNKWYLGGAAPGPWQKGRKLVASLPGNHDLGFGAQVQIPVRDRFSAFFGDGNRVDIVGNHTIVSVDTVSMSAGTSAQKAMHNLQPIHGPVDEFLEGVQATKRKMVQDELRTWHDVDRDYLLFGHKVEELASASTERVLRDPGPRAADFPTILLTHVPLYRSPGTPCGPLREHWPPTKAAKGQSNDPAPDHRNAITVSAGYQYQNVLSEEDSKRLVKSVGNVVHVFSGDDHDYCELTHSSSKDNVREITVKSFSMAMGVPTPGFVMVSLHNPVDADGRPMPGSPEKTLQTHLCLLPNQTRTFLQYATYAILSLVLLSIWAFLIPILRLQPFALEAEKHRPLGLPMFKDKDKAKSEPPDHSAHVDLPLRMYAVATSAVRSSSAGPTEGARWSSKKSRQTRRWGWGGGVEGPRINLDDAFSYDSSSDKAWRRRRGRRTLRALGRELWTTAWRVAWMSVLIWAYLAKQG, encoded by the exons ATGGCCCTGCGACGTGCTCGGCTTCTCTGGGCCTGGGCAAGCGGCCCGGGCAGGCAGCTCGTCATGGTCGGGGCGCTGACCATGCTGCACCAAGTGCGTCGAAACCTGACGGCCCGGCGGATATTCAGCGTCCCGCACGCGCTCGTCCTGTTGTGGATGGTCATCTTGCTCTGGGGCGAGCGCTGGGTGTTCGAGAGCAAGGTCGAGGACTGCAGGTGGCAGAACTGGGAGAAATGG CCGAAAGGGACGAGGCCTCACCACCTGATATTCGTGGCCGATCCGCAGCTCATCGACCCTCACTCGTACCCAAGCCGTCCCTGGCCGCTGGGACCGCTGACGATGCTCATCACCGACAACTACCTGCGCCGCAGCTACAACGCGCTCCAGCGGGAGCTGAAACCGGACAgcctcttcttcctcggcgacctcttcgacggcggccgagagtgGAAGACGCGCAAGGGCCGTTTCGTCGATCCGAAATGGGGCAACTCGCGGACCAAGGAAGAGCAGAAGCTGGTGGAGAAGTGGCACCGCAAGTACGGCGACGACTATTGGATGCGCGAGTACCAGCGATTCGGCGACATCTTCTTCAACAAGTGGTACCTCGGCGGGGCCGCGCCGGGCCCGTGGCAGAAGGGGAGGAAGCTGGTGGCCAGCCTGCCGGGCAACCACGATTTGGGCTTCGGAGCCCAGGTTCAGATCCCCGTCCGCGACCGCTTCAGCGCCttcttcggcgacggcaaccgGGTCGACATAGTGGGAAACCACACGATTGTCTCGGTCGACACGGTATCGATGAGCGCCGGCACGTCGGCCCAGAAGGCCATGCACAACCTGCAGCCCATCCACGGGCCTGTCGACGAGTTCTTGGAGGGCGTGcaggcgacgaagaggaaGATGGTGCAGGATGAGCTGCGGACGTGGCACGATGTCGACCGAGACTACTTGCTCTTCGGTCACAAGGTCGAAGAgctggcctcggcgagcaccGAACGAGTCCTGCGAGACCCCGGCCCCAGGGCGGCCGACTTTCCGACCATTCTCCTCACCCACGTACCGCTCTACCGCTCGCCCGGAACGCCCTGCGGTCCGCTCCGCGAGCATTGGCCGCCgaccaaggcggccaaggggcAGTCGAACGACCCGGCTCCGGACCACCGCAACGCCATCACCGTGTCGGCCGGCTACCAGTACCAGAACGTGCTGAGCGAGGAGGACTCGAAAAGGCTCGTCAAGAGcgtcggcaacgtcgtcCACGTCTTCTCCGGCGACGACCACGACTACTGCGAGCTGACGCACTCGAGCTCCAAGGACAACGTGCGGGAGATTACGGTCAAGAGCTTCAGCATGGCCATGGGCGTCCCGACGCCGGGATTCGTCATGGTGAGCCTCCACAACCCGGTCGACGCGGACGGGAGGCCGATGCCCGGGTCGCCGGAGAAGACGCTGCAGACGCACCTCTGTCTCCTCCCGAACCAGACGCGAACGTTCCTCCAGTACGCGACCTACGCCatcctctccctcgtcctcctttCCATATGGGCCTTCCTCATCCCCATCCTGCGGCTGCAGCCGTTCGCGCTCGAAGCGGAGAAGCACAGGCCGCTGGGGCTCCCGATGttcaaggacaaggacaaagCCAAGTCGGAGCCGCCGGACCACTCAGCACACGTCGACCTCCCGTTGCGCATGTACGCCGTCGCAACCTCGGCCGTccggagctcgtcggcgggaCCAACCGAAGGAGCACGGTGGTCGTCGAAGAAGAGCCGGCAAACCAGGCGATGGGGCTGGGGGGGCGGGGTCGAAGGTCCGCGCATcaatctcgacgacgccttTTCGTACGATAGCAGCAGCGACAAGGCGTGGCGGAggcgacgcggccggcggACGCTTCGGGCCCTCGGCAGGGAGCTGTGGACGACCGCCTGGAGGGTCGCCTGGATGTCGGTCCTGATTTGGGCCTACCTCGCGAAGCAGGGTTGA